From a single Miscanthus floridulus cultivar M001 unplaced genomic scaffold, ASM1932011v1 fs_322_2_3, whole genome shotgun sequence genomic region:
- the LOC136531303 gene encoding uncharacterized protein, which yields MEKGQEIAASDGEKGPEQHAIDVGHAEHGDGKGEDIEKERVAVAEDVQKKKSRRVAALDAFRGLTIVLMILVDDAGGAYERIDHSPWNGCTLADFVMPFFLFIVGVAIAFALKRVPNIGAAVKKITIRTLKMLFWGVLLQGGYSHAPDDLSYGVDMKKIRWMGILQRIALVYFIVALIEAFTVKVRPTTVRSGPYAIFNAYRWQWLGGFIAFVIYMVTTFSLYVPDWSFVYHNDGDINDGKQFTVKCGVRASLEQACNAVGYVDRQVWGINHLYTQPVWIRSKDCTSSSPNMGPLRADAPAWCLAPFEPEGLLSSISSVLSGIIGIHYGHVLIHFKTHKERLKHWLLMGFSLLVVAIILHFTNAIPINKQLYSFSYVCFTGGAAGIVLSAFYILIDVWGLRTPFLFLEWIGMNAMLVFVLGAQGILAAFVNGWYYESEDNNLVNWIVKHVFVNVWHSQRLGTLLYVIFCEIVFWGVAAGVLHKLGIYWKL from the exons ATGGAGAAGGGACAGGAGATAGCAGCATCAGATGGCGAAAAGGGTCCAGAGCAGCACGCCATTGACGTTGGCCATGCCGAGCATGGTGATGGCAAGGGagaggacatcgagaaggagAGGGTGGCTGTGGCTGAGGACGTGCAGAAGAAGAAGAGCAGAAGAGTGGCAGCTCTTGATGCCTTCAGAGGGCTAACCATTGTG CTTATGATACTGGTGGACGATGCCGGTGGGGCTTATGAGCGGATTGACCACTCACCATGGAACGGCTGCACTCTGGCAGACTTCGTCATGCCGTTCTTCCTCTTCATAGTTGGTGTTGCGATCGCCTTCGCACTGAAG AGAGTTCCAAATATCGGTGCCGCCGTGAAGAAGATTACCATCAGAACACTGAAAATGCTCTTCTGGGGTGTGCTTCTCCAAG GTGGATATTCTCATGCTCCGGATGACCTCTCTTATGGAGTGGACATGAAGAAGATCAGATGGATGGGCATCCTACAG AGAATAGCTTTGGTATACTTCATTGTTGCTCTGATAGAGGCATTCACCGTAAAGGTACGGCCTACCACGGTGCGGTCCGGTCCTTACGCCATTTTCAATGCGTATCGATGGCAATG GTTAGGTGGTTTCATTGCATTTGTGATATACATGGTTACAACATTCTCACTATATGTCCCGGATTGGAGCTTTGTTTACCACAATGATGGCGACATCAATGACGGGAAACAATTTACG GTAAAATGTGGTGTGAGGGCCAGCCTGGAGCAAGCCTGCAACGCAGTTGGTTATGTTGATAGGCAGGTCTGGGGGATCAATCATCTCTACACACAGCCAGTTTGGATCCGATCAAAG GATTGTACATCAAGCTCACCCAACATGGGTCCCTTGCGAGCTGATGCACCAGCGTGGTGCCTTGCGCCTTTTGAACCGGAAGGCTTGTTAAG TTCAATATCGTCAGTACTATCAGGGATAATCGGGATACATTATGGGCATGTTCTAATCCATTTCAAG ACTCACAAGGAGAGACTGAAGCACTGGCTTCTGATGGGCTTTTCGCTCCTTGTAGTCGCCATTATCCTACACTTCACAAATG CCATCCCAATCAACAAGCAGCTCTACAGCTTCAGCTATGTCTGCTTTACAGGCGGTGCAGCAGGAATTGTTCTTTCAGCTTTCTATATACTG ATTGATGTCTGGGGACTGAGGACGCCATTCCTTTTCCTGGAGTGGATAGGCATGAACGCCATGCTTGTGTTTGTCCTAGGAGCACAGGGAATACTGGCTGCATTTGTGAATGGATGGTACTACGAGTCGGAAGATAACAATCTT GTCAATTGGATCGTGAAGCATGTGTTCGTCAATGTCTGGCACTCGCAGCGGCTGGGAACTCTGCTGTATGTCATATTCTGTGAGATTGTGTTCTGGGGTGTTGCTGCAGGCGTCTTGCACAAATTAGGGATTTATTGGAAACTATGA